In a genomic window of Leptidea sinapis chromosome 14, ilLepSina1.1, whole genome shotgun sequence:
- the LOC126968028 gene encoding activating signal cointegrator 1 complex subunit 2 homolog — protein sequence MFVLKSVVIAAVWVCVSSQQPTTTPVPILKQINKQNDDGSYSYGYEAADGSFKIETKYPNGDVAGKYGYVDDTGNLREISYGASSARGFEPEGSGIQVPPPTLNEQPSNALADGQQDDGQYREDPKIYEDPKYNSRAQPRPAFRQFQKAVPQEPQYQQTVQPRQQQRQQTYTQPQVYDSQPELQSFQSQNFQSQPQTSYQFQSPRSNLFSQQNSGFSQSPQQFPQSQVYHQQPQFSYQGYTQQPQQNYQQQSYQQQNYQNQNFNPFSGHPAQNFDPSTGSYSINFTG from the exons AGTGTTGTGATCGCTGCAGTGTGGGTCTGTGTGAGCTCACAGCAGCCGACCACCACACCAGTTCCGATTCTCAAGCAGATCAACAAACAGAACGACGACGGCTCCTACAGCTACGGCTATGAAGCCGCCGACGGCTCTTTCAAAATAGAGACCAAGTACCCGAACGGTGACGTGGCCGGGAAATACGGCTACGTGGACGACACCGGGAATCTCAGGGAGATATCCTACGGAGCCAGCAGCGCGAGGGGATTTGAGCCTGAAG GTTCAGGAATCCAGGTCCCTCCACCAACCCTGAACGAACAGCCTTCCAACGCGCTGGCAGATGGTCAACAAGACGACGGGCAGTATAGAGAGGACCCGAAGATATACGAAGACCCAAAATACAACAGCCGAGCTCAGCCCCGACCAGCTTTCAGACAATTCCAGAAAGCAGTTCCACAGGAACCTCAATACCAACAAACTGTACAGCCTCGCCAACAACAACGccaacaaacatacacacaacCACAGGTTTACGACTCACAACCAGAATTACAATCATTCCAATCACAAAACTTCCAATCACAACCACAAACAAGCTACCAATTCCAATCACCTCGTTCAAACTTATTCTCACAACAAAACAGCGGTTTCAGCCAATCTCCTCAACAGTTCCCACAGAGCCAAGTTTATCACCAACAGCCACAGTTTTCGTACCAGGGGTACACACAACAACCTCAACAAAACtatcaacaacaaagctatcaACAGCAGAACTACCAAAACCAAAATTTCAACCCCTTCTCTGGACATCCCGCGCAAAACTTTGACCCCAGCACCGGATCATATTCAATCAATTTCACTGGTTaa